The genomic segment GCTCTGTTTTGTGCGAATGATTCTTCTCTTGTGTTAAACATTACTAGAGCCAGAAGAGCCATATTGTGACCGCTTGTTTATGCACTAGTTGAACGTTACAGAGATTGCCagttgtttcatttttttttttaaagggGAAGTATTCGTGATCAAAGAATAGGCAGATGATGGTTCCCTAATGTTGAGAAAGAATTATCTGCACACTCCAGGCGGCAAAAGCTACACATAATCATTAgattattgtacaataatgaatttcgtaaaatagtaatatataatatctaaacaaaaaaaaacaaatttgctgaacatttatattacaatttataactAAAGATACTTGCTATAAACCTGTATTACCTTTAATCACTTGTAATTTTGATATATGACTAATGCATTTGTTATTTAGATAATAGCAGTATGAATTCCGATAAATCAAGAGTACTCTGACTAAAACTAAAATTGATTTCTATCTATCGTAGAATGTGTTCTTGTTTGCAAAAATAACTGCTCAATATTTtgacaaagaaaaaacaaactAATAGTGGATACATTCTTTTTCTCATTCAATTACTATTTACTACTATTTACCActatatatttcgtattcaTCTTTTAGCTACTGTTTAAATCTATCTTCTCTcacattgttttattttcttcattctGCAAATGTGGACacattgttaataataatacaattttaccgTGTCTGGTgttattacgattattatGGAAACGTATgctctttaaaatatttatattattatcagtTAATATAATACTGCAAAACTGCTTAGATTGTAAACTCGTGTGTATTTTGGTTGTGCAGGCTTTTAATTGGCAACTTTCTCCTAATTAAATGGTAGAGtttctatttttcgttttatgataCGCAATATGCAAACATTCTTAATCAAACTGAAATTAACATGAATCTGAACAACACACagacacacatacacataaaagaaaaagaaatcgagtTCTACAGTACTGATATCTAAgcatttttgtattaaatacgaGGTAGCAAATGGCTGTACAACTGTGATTATGTAATAACAATTTCTCTACTTAGATCTTATCGTTCGGTATGTCGGTATTtatgaagatataaatattttacatacaaaaacaaaaaaagaagagagaaggcTGTAAAACTTTCAACTGTGCTCATTGACGCACTCATTGACGAATCCTCGACGTGCATTATTTATGATCCAATTATTAAAGGTATTGACaattaagaagaaagaaacttgTACATTCGAGCATAAGATACAGCAAGCCCATAAAACTTTTGAAATCACTGATCGAAGCGATGTTGTATTCTCAAATTATGTAAGAATCGTGAAGATGTTTCAATGACAAACAGGAGTCGTTTCATTCTGCATTATTTTGACATGTGTTCTCTTTCTATCTACTCtgcattttaaaattattatgcattttttattctttgctGTCAATtactaaatgaaaataatattacaatttttgcTAGTGACTGAACATTGAAaagttataataatacattagAGGAAAAAAGAGTCACAACGCAAAAATTGAGCTAATCATTCTTAATAAGATTTTTGTAACGATTACTACCTATTCAttcttttgaagaaaatgtGTCAGTCATTTGCATCCtcatattacaatatttcatgTCTTGTGTCAAAATAATGTTAACAAAATTGCGTCACGAGCTCTTACTATAccatagaaaaaataaaagaatcattggttatttattattcaacagTTAATGGTctgttttacatttaaattcaagtatcgatgaaaataaaggAACTATACAAAAACAAAtgataaaacgaaaagaacAGTTAGTAAAGTGCACAAGGTACAATCTGTAAACAGTGCCATTTTCAACAGATTTATGAAAGTAATAAAGTTACGTTCTGCGAGAAACAAATGTGATCTGTTAatgtttctaatttctatGGATAATTCTGCATTTCTGATGTGACGGAGATTCAAACgctgatattatttattcctcTATCTCTTGTTAAAGCTTCAATGTCCAAAGCTTGTATAACTATTAACactaatttgttaatttataatgaataatgTTAGTGGCAAGTTAAAAAACACACCTTTGAAGTTAGAGAAACacaagaaaacaaaaataaaatatgataacaGGATTTATTTTTCGTGTATGCAATAATGAATTGATAAAgctgttatttttaatttgcaattGACATTATTCGCTGAAATGTACCTTAATACTTTAAGTTGAAATTACATAGTATGACAATTAAATTCAGTTAAATTATGAATAACTTAATTCTCAAGGTTTGTTGATAGTAAACTCGATTTCCGCCCCCTTAGGTATGCAGGATTGTGTAGAAATATGtccgttaaaatattttaatatttttgcaatattaCAACACCGTCTTCCGGCACaataatatttgcatataGCCTAAAGCgcagtaataaataatttgaaatattgcgGAAGGagaggaaatatttattactaagCTAGCTTGTCGTGTATAGACGTTGTTCTCTTACAGtgcaaagaaacaaatttagaAACATTTAACATAGATGAAGAAAAAGTATATTCGTGCTATAATGAAGCATGTATCTATATtgcgataataaatattttactgaaACTGTTGTACGAACGAGAAGATATTTTCTGAAACACGATTGAtccattttcttaaaatatagaaCTGGAAAGCAGCAAAGAAgatatataactttttaatatttaagggaAAAATGAATACGCCGCTCGTACAATAAACATTTTGTGAGGTGACCACAATTATTAAAAGCATAGTGTAATACGTTTATTGTAACATATTTACTTCATAATCCcataagaatgaaatattaataccgaTTATCGAAATGCAGATATAACTGTAAAAGTTTGTAACAGAATTCTGGGGTTTTACGTtttcgtcatatttcatttcaatcgTAACATTACAATATACTGAATAGTATATTATAGGAAAGAAGCTGCTGTTgactttataaaaattgtacatgAAAATTCACTTCTATAAAAAGATGGAATATTGTATTCTAACGACTATAATTATTTGGATGATAATCtttgaaaaatgtagaaaatattttatgtacaattttttatggTTTGATTTTTCTTATGCTATTATTTGTACAgaacattattttaaatcaaaCAAATGTAAGATTGAGAAACAATGCCTCTGTAAACCATTGATAATGGTCACCCTCATAAAGAGGATATAGTAGACATAATTGAAACAGCATTTGCAAGATAATAATGatagattataaaaaattcatggaTATCTACGATTGTTCTGGTTGTGGTTACTTCTGTATGTGCATTTTTATACAATGATTGTGAATCTGTATAGGCTAAACTCATATCATTgctaatttttctataaattcaaaaattatatgtattgaAGAGTTATCTTAATCAAGGTGTGCAAAATTTTGCAACATTTAGCAGAGGCGGGCAAAATTCTATAATACATAAAggaaaacaatttaaataacgtttttaaataaataaatgtttaacaCATAAGATCTGTAAATGTGTCCatgaaagatgaaaaataatactgtttaaacatttaaaaatttattcataatCATAGTAGACTTATATCgatacaattttcatttattcttcTAACtagtaaattttgaaaacaattattttatttaatgaataCCTTATTTTTGAATGGAGTAAAGACAAATGTGTAGtatacagttttattaaacaatttaaatgTGTGTAACtatgtaatgtataatatttctacataaataataataaagtattcatttaattatgaatacttattttaataaagtatcaagaacaaatatttagtaataataaattttttatataataaataagaaaacttAAAATGCgaagtattaaaaaatgaggTAATGCCCGtttctgtacaaagtattgcaatatttcaattatattaaatcgACGTTAGTCAAAGGTGCTGccaataagaaaagaaaaacaaacacATACACTATCAATTAGTCGAAGTATAAAAGCAaccagaaaaatattattttaagatGACTGTATAGTATTATTGTCGTATACCAAGCATCTCGTACAacaaaatgttaatatatagTGTTTcgtattataacaatttttataaataaacttttctaTTCGACTTGAGAGATGAAACGttaattatggaaatttatgatttcatttacaaatttaatatcagtgaaatcaaaaatgttttatcttttattacaaTGTTAATCTACAATTGTTTTACATTTAAGTTGATTTCATATAATCATTCAAGTTAAAAGCAGAAGAATACTGAACTCTTAATTAACAAACAATTGTATAATCGTTTTTTGCAATCAAGTCGAATGGTAAACATTATATCATAACAGTTAACAATATTtggtatttaattattaattatgaaagaaGTGGTTGGTGTTATAGATCTTATATGTCGTTTAGAATGTCAGGCAGTACCTTGTAGTTACTAAAGAACaaagtattttgtatatttatcgatactttttattatgcattaaaattgcatttattatgTGCAGCGGTTAATACACAAATGTGAAGTTGCTGGATCGGTTATTCATAtcaccttttcttttctttcttcttgcaATTGAACAAAAGAACCCAACGAAAGgaaacaatgaaatatttatgtgaTTATCGTATATAATTCTGATATGTTCTATAAGTATGtagtattttcatataaaaattgtatatatatttaatcgtattttcaagtaatcttcttttttatatcaaaattcaAGCTTGCAATTACTGAAGATTGTCCACATATTCTATTTTGTATgacaaaatcaattttttgaagttatatatataagtttaaatttttaaattttacagtaAGACTATGTTTCATTCATGTAGAAGGTAACAAAAAATgttggacaaattgtaattattgtttttatttatagtattaACGAGACTTCGTAAagtagaatataattttcacattCCACGTGAAGATTTGTTATAGAAGTACAAAAGTAATATGGGCTTGCATTTTTGATGTTCGTGTCCTGCCAAAACCGATGTAATTATTCACAAACCAATAATATACTAGCATCTTCACGATGATTGAATAAGATTTCATATCTGGTCGCATACCGAAAGAAAGACTActtgaaatataaagaaataaaacgcaGTAAGAAGTTTTCGTTGTCATTAACGGTTGTAGGCGAATTCTAATAAATGTCAGTACAAATTGaataatgaagaaaaaaaagtgaaGCATCATTTGTGTGcaaatgacaaaaaaaaaaaaaaaaaaaataagaagttGATATTGACGACACGTATTTTTGGCAATACAGttttaaataacatatttaaattaacaatatagCTGTAGTTAGAAtgttagtaaataaattttgttctaatattttcttgaTGACTGAaagtttatacatatatgtatgtgtgtgtatatataaatatatatatatatattatgcatatatttatatgaataacattgattttgacgaagatATAAGGATAATGATTATCTCATGGCGTAATTTGTAGAACAAATGTTTATTATTGCTTCTTATGCTATTATTAGGTAGTGAACTATAAAGAAGAATATTGTACATCAATAAAATTGatcatttgaaaataaaatatattgataacTTCTGTACCATGATGTTAGcactattatttctattattaacaGTAAATAAGTACAAAagcaattatatattaaataattattgaactttttaatttatcattttctaattttaacaaatttattaataaagtttAGTTTGTAGTActtcattatttaaaaatatgtctaAATATGTAGTTACcatctatatataattaatctcATTTTTAGATAGTGTAGTCatcttatttcatttattatagaatattaaatataattatatcatcaatatatataaattataattgttagAATCAACATATTCAAGAAGTCCATACGTtcatatatatctatttataacatatattttggaactttctttattaaatattatattacgttgtgAAATACTAACCCTTAAAGGTTATcatgaatgaaatttcacctcatgtaaattttgttttaatataatcCCGTAAGGGTACCATCGAAATTATTTGTAACTActgcaaataataatttttttactctTCATCTAATATCAAATAAcgataacaataattaattacatttatttgacTTCATTGATTTCTAACGTAAAAAATCTAGAGTACAATTTCATCCAAGATAAGATTAAGGTCATTTCCTTTCATGATAGATGATATCTTGCAAAGATTATACTTATGCATACATATAAACATGTACTAACAAAATAAATAgtgcatatatatgtattcgtATGGATCAATGCACGAAGTTGCAAGTAGGTAAATATAGTCATGCGTGTCATGTAAGTacctatatgtatatgcagaTACATGACGcacgtaattacatatgtgtttcatatatacatatatgtatacataggtttctgaaaaatatatgattcaTACATTATGATATTACACATTGGAGATACTAAAAATTATCGTATAAtgctattaaaataattatgaagTTATAAATTCCATAACAAATACGTTTATTCGTCAGATGCTGACTAATCGCTAacggtattacgaaataacagCCAATCCTGTGATAGGTATCTGAATACGGTGCTGCTACCTATCTTTTACAAAACCAAACTACGTTTCTGAAAAAGCATTAACCGACACACAAGTCTAATACCGTCGAACGGAAGAGTTTGGTGGAGCTCCTGTATAATAAACCGATTGTGTAGCAGgtacatttctttaattttgtattgaagaaatataataaattaaatattcattttctcgCTTATATGCATTGTTTATAAGTAATTCTTTTTGTTGTGAGAAAGGTTATAGCAGTTCATGGTATacaaatttcttatatattacatatcaGTGCTACATGCACGCTTATCGCCATTTTGTTTATTGTGTCTGCTTTTGGAGGGAAACCGGatctcaatttatttttattaactcaTTCTTTTTGAAAACTTGATTTAGTAATacaatttgatatatttttaagctaacttgtagtaattaaaagaaatttggtatttttataaaagagaaTTACACATTGATCTTTTTTCCAGCAGACTtgtaatttactttattttttattttttattcatgatttataatgaatattaaCTAGTTTTGTATTACTTCAAAGTGAACAATGGCACGTACCAAGCAAACAGCACGTAAGTCAACAGGAGGTAAAGCTCCCAGGAAGCAACTTGCAACTAAAGCTGCACGTAAAAGTGCACCATCTACGGGAGGTGTAAAAAAACCACATCGTTACAGGTAAAAAGTGTTCTATGAAATTTTCGCTTGTAATGCCATAATTAACAATGGATTGTAATTCTAATTATGCATTTTATTTACTAGGCCTGGTACTGTAGCTCTCAGAGAAATCAGAAGATATCAGAAATCGACTGAGCTGTTGATCAGAAAATTACCATTTCAACGTTTAGTTCGTGAAATTGCACAGGATTTCAAGACAGATTTGCGATTCCAGAGTGCTGCAATTGGAGCATTGCAAGAAGCTTCTGAAGCATATTTAGTTGGGTTGTTTGAAGACACAAACTTGTGTGCAATTCATGCTAAACGCGTTACGATAATGCCTAAAGATATTCAGTTGGCCAGACGAATTCGCGGTGAACGCGCTTAAATTGTTCACATTTCAGATTCTTCGaagtctttcttttttcaaattcatatTGTTTTCATATTTGAATGTTCTTAAAATCAAATTCATTGTAGCTTAGTTTCTTTCTTATAAGCCATTATAATAACTATAATTAAATACACTGCCAAGTTCTATAAGCTCTGATATACAGAGATTAAGGATATGTAACCATCATCATATCAAATAGTTTAGTCGAAAACAtatatcatttaaatataaacgatATACGGAAAGCACAAAGCGGAGTATGTAGCTCGTAACAAATAGTAATAGTACTTTgcataattcatattttattattatatataacaataagtAACGTACGCGATATATAAGcaatataacaatatgtagatTTAATGTTTTACAGAAAAAGTCAGTTATATTCGCTACCGTATTTACTTCGTGATTAATATACTTTCTAAACACAATTTTCTATATTGATGTTAAGTTAGATCATAGAttagattaaatttataatatataagatagTTCGTATGTGCAAGTAAATATACATAGTAACATTTCACGAAGGAAAGTCAAGTGCTATTGGATTATGTATGAGAAGTGTCATGTTATCTACATGTTGTTAATTGTATTTACATGATTGGATTATCAAAATTGATTTGCacgtatatatttcatttttataaattaacaaatctatcaccataaaattacatttcattattaattaggttattattttaataattataatgatagtaataaaaaaatgcaatTCATAACACtaaattaatgtaaatgatctataaaattttttaataaacttaaCTTTAATTGTTTTTCTGACAAAGTgaaatcattattttttaaatatattttcccgattagaattaaaatctatttttaaaacaaatttgttTCCTAAAGATTCGTAAACGTAAATCTTGTTATTGCTATTGTTATCAATTATCGAATACATGACATTAGTACGATCGGTAATTATAAGGATTACGTCatcaatgtaaataaaattttatatttatatcagtattttattattttttgaaatgaATATTAGTATAACATATGTTTTATAAACGTAGAACGAAGATGCAAAAGATATCAGAAATTCATCGATGTATat from the Bombus fervidus isolate BK054 chromosome 12, iyBomFerv1, whole genome shotgun sequence genome contains:
- the LOC139993105 gene encoding histone H3.3A — encoded protein: MARTKQTARKSTGGKAPRKQLATKAARKSAPSTGGVKKPHRYRPGTVALREIRRYQKSTELLIRKLPFQRLVREIAQDFKTDLRFQSAAIGALQEASEAYLVGLFEDTNLCAIHAKRVTIMPKDIQLARRIRGERA